The Cervus elaphus chromosome 32, mCerEla1.1, whole genome shotgun sequence region TGGGCACTGGAAGGGCATACACTCAGGGCTTTGTAAACTGACAATTGCCATATGACATTTATTGGGAAATCTGCCCAAATTCCACACCTGAGTTTTGTGCTAAAAATGGTCTCATGAAACCCTGAAGACACTTCTGCTGTGCAATTGTCCCTGAGGGGAGGAGCAGCCCTTCCCCCAGGTGTGACCCTTTGTCACCCACTGAGAAGAGGACCCCCCCAGGTGTGACCCTTCATCACCCACTGAGGAGGGGACCCCCCAGGTGTGACCCTTCATCACCCACTGAGGAGAGGACTCCCCCCCAGGTGTGACCTTCATCACCCACTGAGGAGAGGACCCCCCCAAGTGTGACCTTCATCACCCACTGAGAAGAGGACCCCTCCAGGTGTGACCTTCGTCACCCACTGAGGAGAGGACTCCCCCCAGGTGCGACCTTCATCACCCACTGAGGAGAGGAGCCCCCCCAGGTGTGACCCTTCATCACCCACTGAGGAGAGGAGCCCCCCAGGTGTGACCCTTCATCCCACCGTGTGTGGCTCAGCCTGGCACACTGCCCTCCTCCTGGTGACAGCCCTGGACTTGGGCTGTTCCCATTCCCGTCCTGAAGTTTGCATGGATTCCCCCAGCCAGACTTGACCCCAAATGCAGAGGGGTCCTCAGGCTGCATGCTTCATGGCTGTTTCCAACTCTGGATATGCACGTGAAGGTCAGACCAATGAGCAGCTGGACCTGCTGTGTCTTGGGGCTGGTCACCCCTGCCTGCTACTTCCCTGCTCTGAAATGGGAGTTAGCCTGGACTCCCATCTTCCCAGCCCCTCCACACTCTGCTGTTTCTCCTAGTTTAGAACATCTACTtgtctgctgctactgctgctaagtcacttcagttgtgttcgactccgTGTGATCCcgtaaacggcagcccaccaggctcccccgtccctgggattctccaggcaagaacactggagtgggttgccatttccttctccagtgtgtaaagtgaaagtgaagttgctcagtcgtccaactcttagcgaccccatggaccacagcccaccaggctcctccatccatgggattttccaggcaagagtactggagtggggtgccattgccttctccgatctaCTTGTCTCGAAGAATATTAATAATGAAGTAAGAACAGCAGCTAGAGACATCTTTGTAAAATTAATAGACTTTAGTTTTAAGAGCAGTTGTAGGTTTATAGAAAGATTGAGCAGAAAGTACCCCCTCGTCCACAAGCAGTTTCCTTATTTTAACGTCTTGCATGATTGTTGCATCTGTTACAGTTGAAGAAGCAATATTGGTATATTATTGACTGGAATCCATGGTTTACAACAGGATTCAGTGTTCATATTGTCCATTCTGTGGATAGGACACTGTTCTGTGTACAGTGACATGTAGCCATCATTACAGTGTCTGTCGTGTACCCAGGATGTATCCATCGTTACAGTGTCTGTCGTGTACCCAGGATGTAGCCATCGTTGCAGTATCTGTGGTTTACCCACGATGTAGCCATCATTACAGTATCTGTCATGTACCCAGGATGTATCCATCATTACAGTATCTGTCGTGTACCCACGATGTAGCCATCGTTACAGTATCCGTTGTGTACCCACGATGTATCCATCATTACAGTCTCTGTCATGTACCCAGGATGTAGCCATCGTTGCAGTATCTGTCGTGTACCCACGATGTAGCCATCATTACAGCACCATGCAGAGTCAGTTCACTGCCTTAAAGACCTTCTGTGCTCCACTTActcatctctccctcccccaacccctgagAACCACTGATCCTTTTACTTTctccatagttttaccttttccagaatgtcatggaGTTGGAACCATACCATCTCTAGCCTTTTCATGTGGTCATGAGGTCCCTCCATATCCTTTCATTGcttgataactcatttctttttaattgaataatATTCATTGTCTGAATGGaccatagtttatttatccaCTTATCTACTGAGAGACATCTTGGTTGCTAACAGGTTTTGACAGCTGTGAATAAGGCAGCTACAAAACTTGAGTGcaggtttctgtgtggacataagttttcagctcACTTGGGTGAACACCGCGGAGTGTGAAGGCTGGCTTGTGTGGTGAGAGTATGTTCAGTTTTGCGGGAATCACGGGCTGTCTCCACAGCAGCTGTGTATATGATGCCAGTGCCTTTCacgtgcttatttgccatctgtttacattctttggtgaggtgtctgtttaagtcttttctacacttttaattgggttgtttatttctcATTGAGCttaaagaattctttatatacctgtcctttatcagatatgtgctttgcaaatatttttcagtctgtgacttgccttttcattcttaggcactattttaatacaaatatatatgtatatgtgtaagtatatagatatattttctttaagtaGTAATGCTTTCATTTGTtctggttttgttgttattgaaaCCATATTTGAACAGAGTTTAAGtcagatttggagaaggaaatggcaacccactccagtactcttgcctggagaatcccatggatggaggagcctgggaggctgcagtccatggggtcgcaaagagtcggacacgactgagcaacttcactcactcgcTCACTAAGTCAGATTAGCATAGTTAATtggtgcccactccagtattcttgcctggagaattccaagcacagaggaacctggtggtcgcaaagagtcggacatgactgagcgactgagcacacaggctgtGGGCCATGAACGGGAAGGCTGTTACATTCTGGAGGTACAGAGGCAGTTAAAACATGATGCACTTACTGGGTGGGGTTATAGTCCAGTCGGGAAGATGGTCACCGACACAGATAGCCTCAGTGCGGGGCAAGCAAGACCGCTCTCCTGAGACTCCGTGGACACAGAGCTGTGGGGACCGCGGGCAGGAAGTGGCTTTGATCTGGGTTTGAGGGACCAGCGCAGCTTCACAGAGGGAGTAGGTTTTGATTGAAATTTGAGGTGCAGCTGAGGTTTTCACCCCAGAATTTGAAGAAGTCATTTTCACCTAACAGATGGTGGGGCAGGCGTCCGGAAACTGCCAGCTGTCAAGAAGGGCCAGGAGGTGGTTAAGCAATGGTTGAACAAGGGCTGGAATGCACATGATTTCCACCCCGTCCCACTCCCCCTGCGTGgctcctccccatccttcccaGCATTGCTGGTGTCATGACATGGTGATGGTCCCGATTCTCCAGACAAGTCAACGGGGCCTGTGGCAGATGGAGTCAGGCTGAGAACCGGTGTTTTGGACTCAAGTGCAATGGGGAGGCCTGACCCCAAGGGGCCCCACGGGCTCCTGCATGGGCTGGCGCTGGGGGCAAGCACGTGTGGATTGCTATGTTAGAAgtttctgctgctttttttgCCCCACTGAGTGCTGAGCTTGCTGTCAGGCACAGAATGGGCAGGTCACAGCCTCAGGGCTGTGTAAGGCAGACACTGGCCCTCTTGGGGTTGGTCTCCTTCCCCCTGGGGGCCTTGGGCTCGGTGTGTGCTGTGAAGGTGGCCAGTCGTCCGGCCCTCAGGCTTGAGCAGAGTGAGGGCCATAGTAAAGGAGTAGAACTTACCCTGTTACAAAGGAGAAGGcccagagggagacagagggggAGAGTGAaggagagatggagacagagaggacagacagaatcagagatcagacagagacagagagggagagagaatcaGAGATCAGACAGAGACAGAGCGGGAGACAGAATCAGAGatcagacagagacagggagggagagagaatcaGAGACAGAATCAGACAGAGACACAGCGGGCAGAGAGGGGTgaggagacagagggagacacagagggCGGCGCCCACTGAGCTGTCTGTGGGGCTGAgctcggggcggggcggggcggggcgaggaGGGGCCCTGAAGCCCgtgcctcctctcctctcctgagACCTAGTTATGAGTCATAGATGCTCATGTTatcaagtttaaagaaaaaaaaaactcgtCAGTGGTTAATCCATACGAGGTCCCATCCAGTTACATAGCATTCTGAGCAGTCGTCCTGTTCACTGTATCGTACTGAGAATAGACTGTGTTAAATGTTGCTCTAAGAGGGTAAAATATTGACTGGAATTCTAAGTTCTAAATTACCTAGATCCAGAATGTTTTTGAAAATGCAGAAGCCATGGATATCTTGATAGTTTAAccatataaaattatatgcatatattactTTATTTGCATACACAGGTATTATTACATTtggtatattaaaatttaaaataaggctTTACTCAGGAGATGATTACAAAATCTAATTAAATTTACATTAATATGTTGTTTAAACTGCTGTACCTCTTAACATTTGCTAGTTCCTGAAATCATAGTAATAGTCATAACCAGAGTAGTAATAGTAACAATAACATTACCTCCTGGGGTTTACATGACATTAAAGTGCTCACCCACACGTACCCCTCACGGTTCCCTCACATCGATCATACTTAGCCATCGCTATTGTCGTTATTAAATTTCTGAGCAATATGGGCTAACTAAGTATTTTAGGAGGAATGTGTCAGCAGTGtgcctcttttctttctggttcTGTCCATTCATGGCAGTTGAGTGAGTCTTCCCCGGGTCTAGGTCGCGCACAGTACTAGGAGCTCCCTAAAACCGGAAACACCATCCTGTGTTCTGAAGGTCCTGTCACCCgcagaggcagagaaaggaagagagtggTTTCTAAGCTGACACCAGTCTCTGCCTGGTCTTCTCAGCCCCAGTCAGATGGCAGGAAGATGTCCCCTAAATTCTAGGTTGGATCGGGAGAGGAAGCCCCCACTTCCCCTGAAAGGAGGGCAGAAAGGGACCTTGTGCCTTCTGGGAAGGGGTGGGCCTACCTGTAGTAGAGCAGCGAGGTCCCTCCCCTACCTGGGACAAAAGCCTGCAAGCAATAGACACGTCtttctgatgctttttttttttttttgaagttttgaaaacttttattttacatacaaAGAGCTAGTATTATTTCCGCCTAGGGGTGATGTGCTGGATGAGCCATCTAAGGAAGTTCAGTTAGTCCAACTTAATGAAGCCGATGTCCTTCGCATACTGGCGGAAACACTGGCGGCACATATTGAGGCCGTATTTCCGGATCAGACCGTGCCGGTTTGAGCAGACCCGGCAAGAGCGAGAACCCTGGCCGAATTTTCTTGGATGGCTCCAGTAGAGCTGCTGGTGACCCATGTTGCTTTCTCGGTTGCAACGAGGTAAAAGGtctgatgctttttattttaatcttttcgaGAGAGAACTCAAGTAACATGTTGTAAACTGTACTTAAAATTTGTTGTGTTCATAATTCAAAACAGTTTCATGGACtttttgcaaaaaacaaaaacattgttcagacttattttttttctttcccttctttgatTCGTTCTGGTCTTCAGATTTCTACgtgctgtttgtttttaaagcctttattggaGGGTGACAATGCTGTCTGGATCTGGCCAAGGATGGGGACAGCAAGTTTGGCCCCAGTGGAGCAAGTGTCTCCTCTACGCAGAGGGCGCCAGGGCCCCTGGAGGCAGACCCGCCACCCACTCGAGGACAGCTGGATTCAGGGGAGCACAGCCTCTGGAGCTCACTTGCCAGAGAACCCACACTGGCATGAGCCAGGCTCAGCCCCTCAGTAGCTCGAACTGTGCCAGCCTGTCTCCATCCACGGCTGTCTCCTAGTGGAAGATTAAATTGGCTTATTTGAGAACAGCTGGGTATACCGGAGGTGGTCATCTCACAAGAGGAGTGTGTAAGATTTTACCTCAATTAGAAACCCAGTAGAAACAAAATGGCACTTTGTGGAGATCATCAATGGTGACTGATTTGATTTCGGAAAAGTAGAACTCAAATAGGCTCTTCCTGAAACCACTTAAAATGAAGGTGGGTTGAATGGATTCGGGTATTATTTCCTAGTCTTattcatttaaaactttaaacataaaactttttaaaagggtCTGTTATGGGCTTATAAATAAATTACATAGAAATGTTAAAATGCATGTCAAAATCCTTAcgaaaaagcagaagagaaataTTGGCTACTATTGATTTCTTAGTTGTGAGGTTGGACTCCAGGTTTACAACAGTCAAGGCAACGAGAAACGTTGTCAGTTACAGAAAACTCTTGCTCAAATGAGGGAGACAAGGAACTTTCCGCAGAAAGTCTTCCTTAGTGGACGCTGGGAGACGTGAGCTCCAGTCCCCTCTGCTCACCCTCATCTGCCTCCCACTGACCCCGAGATGGGTCCTCTGCTTTCAGTGAAGAGTCTCCAtggcccctttctttctttctttgttagaAGCTACCAGCCTTTTAAAAacattagttcattcatttttggttgtactgcatctttgttgctgtgtgggggctttctgtagttgcagtgagaGGGGGGTTACTTTTCACTGggttgtgtgggcttctcattgcagtggtggctgctcttgttgtGGGTCACAGGCTCTAGacacacagacttcagtagtaATGGTACACGGGCTAAGCTGctctgcaccatgtgggatcttcctgggccagaaaTCAAACttgtgtcgcctgcattggcagacggattcttatccaccataccaccagtgaagtcctctTTATTTCTGATCTGTTTTATTCTGTGTTTCTTGCTTAACAAATACCAGATATTATGGGAGATTTTGAAGTCATTTTTACTCGTTTATGAAGCTTATATTGACTTTGTTACCCAAATTTATACTCTGGATTGAGCTCATTCATCCATAAAGTATCACATATTAATGTCTGATGAGTATTTTAAGTATGAATTGAGAACTGGCCCTTTCCTCATAATTGTACTTATTGACATCATGAACCTTTGAGAATCAGATATTAATGTTTAACTGAACTGGTACAATTGATGTGGTAtttattaatcttttgtcagGATGTATGTTTCTAAAGTAGATTGTTACAAAGGATTTAAGAGCATTAATTTTGTGTGCCAGCTCCAGTCCCCCACTCAGCAGTTCCTGAAAGTTTGAAGTCGGAATGATGAATGTACCTTCACGAAAAAAGAAAGTTCTTATTTTGCACCACAATGAATTTTTCCTAAAATAGAAAGTGACTCACGTATCTACGTCTCTAATAAAGGACCGTGCTCCTGGCAAGATGCAAAACCCTAAAGCTACAGTGCTCTTCCCAGCCTTACAAGTCATGGTTTTTTAGTGTTTGGTGAAGGCATCTTATTTAGTTGTAAAATAAAgcaacatttctttttcatgaaagtctctctgaaatcaggaagaaCTTTAATATCCTTTAAAGAGCTGTGGTTTCCAGTGTGTGATGCGTGGGTCTTACTGATCGAACCATTAGTATGAGACTCTCTGAAGGGCTGGatgcccacccccccacacacacggtGGCCCACATGCCTTCTCTCCCACCTGCCCCCGCTGTCGATCCAGACCTGGGCTCCGTGTTCTCCAGCTCTGCGTTTCCCACGCTCTTCTCTCAGCATACAGATGTGCTGAGCGCTCTGCCTCTCCTTCCCACTTGAGGGGTGCAGCCAGACCCCCACCTCGTCACCAACATGTCCCCCTGCTCCTGCTCCTCAGGAGCCGTGCCTGCCGTCTAATGTCTAATTTTGTGCGACTCCTGCAATGCTGGGCCACGTCACAGATGACCTCAGGTGTCTGCTTCAGTCGTTACTCAGTTATGGACAGGTCTTCCTCTCTCGCCCAAAATGAAAGAGGTTCTCCAGGTGCCCTGATCCGCTTCTTCTTCCTTGTTCTTGCCTCTGAATCTGCTCAGGGCAGCCCGAGTCCATCATGCTGTGAGAACACGCATCACCTGTCCCCTTTCCTAGTGGCAGGCTGCCCTGTGGTGCCAGCGGTCCGGCTGCCACTTCCCCATGCTCCCTCTGGCGTTAGGCCCAGCCCGCGCCCGCAGCGGCTTCATGCCCCTCCCGGGACCCCTGGTTGCTGGGCCTCCAGGCAGGTTTCTGCAAGTGTCTGCTCACCCTCCATCCTGGATACGGCCTGGGGCCTTGGCTCACTATTTGGGTAGGAGATAGTTGTTTTGCAAATATGCTGAAAAATCATAGATTTGTACCAATTTCCAGGCCAACTAATGCTGTTCTTTTTAACATTGGACGAGTGAACCtaatgaggaagaggagagaggaccCAAAAGAGAACTAGGCTGTGTCTGAGATGTCATGATTTTTCATAGCCAATCAAAAGAATATGTGAGCAAGCCTGACATGTGTTTCCTTCTGGAGCACGTTGAGGAAATACCCTACGGCAGGCAGTTCTTCACTCGCCCGCATCCTGGCCAACCCCCCGGCAGTCGTTACCAGGCCGTCCTAGTGGCCGAAGTGGCAGGGAGCTGGAAGGAGGGGCGGCATTCTCAGCCCCGAGGACGGGGTCTCCCCCAAGCCTGCCTTTGCATTTCCCACAGGAGCTCCCTGGAACCCCAGGCTCCGCTCACAGATGCTGACTTCAGCCCCCAGGACCGGGCGTTCCGCTGGCCTCACTGGGGACCCAGGCCTCTCAGCAGGGGCCAGCAGGGAAGAAACGGCCCTGGCCCCTCCTTGCAAACATCCCCTCTGCAGACGCCGAGGGCACAGAGCGGCGCTTGTGCCAGCGGCATCAGAGCATGTGCTTGGCAGGGTGTTCAGGGGGAGACCCGTGGACAGAGACGAGCTCACGGGCACTGTCACGAGTGTCCACTAGACCTGGGGTTCATAGACGGAACAGGAAAGGCTTGCTTTTTAAGGGAATTGGCCTTACTCCTTTTCTTGACTTTGATcacaaacttaaaaatataacCAATAAGGAAACTcgcaggaaaaggaaagaaaagtcacCCATAATCCCACTGCCCAGGCTGCTAACGTTCTGAGTTGGAGTCTTTGTGTACACATGTACGTCCACACGCTTATCTTTTAACAAAAATGTCAacgctttgctgttgtttagggTTTCTCTTTGCTCTCATCATCGCCGTCTTTCATATTAGACTGAGACCCAGGAGTCGTGGTTTGTCGCTCACTCTTGTCCGGGGCCGTGAGGTTGCGTGTCTGCCCTGGACGCCCTCCTGCCCCGCACCCCCAACTCTGAGTCCCCCAGCCGTCTCCCCCTCCGACCCTGCTTTCCAGCATGGAACCCAGCAGATCCGTTTGCCTGCAAGGTGTGCGACTGGTGTGCTCCCGGAGGAGTGTGGCCAGATGGGCCACCCCCTGTGCAGCACTGGCCTGTtgacagagaggaagagagaggtttATTTAAAGTGGCTGTTTTAAGTAATCGTTGGGCTGGATGTTCTGAAAGCTGCAGGGCAGACTGAGGGTGGAGAGCTCCTGCTGCAGCTCAAGTTGATACAGAGTCAGAGACAACCTCTGCTTCTCAGGGGCCTCAGTCTGTTTTTAGCAAGGCCTTCGGCTGACTGGACGAGACCCCCACTCCATGCAGGGCAGCCTGCTTCACTGTGGGTCTGCCAACTTCAGTGCAGTTCCCGCCTCAACACACCGTCACTGCAGCACGCAGACGAGTGTTTGAAACCACAGCCAAGTCCACATGTGCTGTTAACCACCCAGCAGGCCCTTGCTCTGGTTCCTGGACATTCAGACCCCAGTGATGCCTAGGGTGGACCCTGCTTCAGCAGACATCGAGGGGAGGGGTCCACAACCTGCTCCTCATCTGCAGCTGCCAGCAGACAGGTCTGAGCTCTGAGGGTGGTTAGGAGGGCCACCCTGGGGAGACGGTCTCAGCTCTctctgaggggaggggaggagggccgCCCTGGGGAGACAGTCTCAGCTCTGAGGGAGGTAAGGAGGGCCGCCCTGGGGAGACGGTCTCAGCTCTCTCTGAGGGGTGGTTAGGAGGGCCGCCCTGGGGAGACGGTCTCAGCTGTCTCTGAGGGGTGGTTAGGAGGGCCGCCCTGGGGAGACGGTCTGAGCTctgagggaggtgaggagggccGCCCTGGGGAGACGGTCTCAGCTGTCTCtgaggggaggtgaggagggcttccctggggagacGGTCTCAGCTCTCTCtgaggggaggtgaggagggcCGCCCTGGGGAGACGGTCTCAGCTCTCTCtgaggggaggtgaggagggcCGCCCTGGGGAGACGGTCTCAGCTCTCTCTGAGGGGTGGTTAGGAGGGCCGCCCTGGGGAGACAGTCTCAGCTCTCTCtgaggggaggtgaggagggcTGGACGGTCTCCGCTCTCTCTGAGGGTGACGAGGAGGGCCACCCTGGGGAGACGGCCTGAGCTCTCTCtgaggggaggtgaggagggcCACCCTGGGGAAACTGACTCAGCTCTGAGGGGAGCTCTGGAGGGCCGCCCTGGGGAGATGAACTTAGCTCtgaggggaggtgaggagggcCGCCCTGGGGAGACGAACTTAGCTCtgaggggaggtgaggagggcCACCCTGGGGAGACGGTCAGATGGGTCAGGGCTGCCTCAGTGGGGGTCAGTGAGAGCCGGGGGCATGAGCATCCTCAACGTGATGGATGCCTCACTCCCGTGGAGGTCACATGATTTCAggcattttaacttttattatgcTGTGAAAATGGTTCCTTCCCCGGCCACTAACAGGGTTCGAAGTCTGTCAGGAGGGTGCACAGTGAATCTCAGGGACAGGGAATCAGCGTTTATGTTGAAACCACACACTTTTGGTACAGAGAATGAAtaattagctttatttttctgggggaAAAATCCTTCgagtgcttttctgtgttttctgctgAGCGTCACATTTCTCGGTCCTCTGACGATGCCGTCTCGCAGTGCGTCTTGTTTCTATGGCGACGGCAGTGAGCTGCAGCTCGAGTCCTCCAGTCCATCGTGTTGTGAGGCTGCTTCAGGGTCTGTCCACTGCCGCAGGTCCTCACCCTCTGTGTGTTCATCCAGTGTTGGTGACCTGCATGGCTGTGCACACACGTGTTCTCTCCCCACACGCGTGGTACCCAGCACAGCTGCCTCCTTCAGCTGGTGGGTGTGAGAGACAGCCGACAGGAGGGTGTCCCCGAGAGGTTCTGCCCCTTCCAGTGAGTGTTCCTTAGTGTGTGTTCTCCTTGTCTCTTTGTGTGGCTTTTGTGTTGCTTTCTGTGGCAAGAACAGAGTGGAAGACAGATTCTCTCCTTCGTCGCGACTCCAGTGGGTCCCCGGGGCCGGCCTGCCCTGGTCTGGACTCATCTTCCTCAGGGTGTCTGCAATGACAGTCAGTCTGCGTGGGCCCTGGGACAGAATACCGTGGCCTGGGTGGCTGTGAACGATGGACACTCATTCCCCGCCTCGCTCTGGAGGCCAGACGTCCAGGATCAAGGCGCCAGTAGTCCAGAGTCTGCTGAAGCCCCTTCCTGCTGCAGCAGCAGCCTCTCCTCCCGTGTCCTCATGTGGAAGAGCTGAGGAGGGGGCTCTTAGGAGAGCTCTGATTCAGCCTTGGGAGGTCCAGCCGCATGACCTCATCACCTCCTCTAGGCCCTCTTCCACACACCACCACACTGAGGTCAGAGTCCCACATACGGATTTTGGAGGACACAGACACTCTGTAGTGGTAACCACGGCATCCGTTCAGCAGAGGT contains the following coding sequences:
- the LOC122688032 gene encoding 40S ribosomal protein S29; the encoded protein is MGHQQLYWSHPRKFGQGSRSCRVCSNRHGLIRKYGLNMCRQCFRQYAKDIGFIKLD